The following are encoded together in the Salvia hispanica cultivar TCC Black 2014 chromosome 6, UniMelb_Shisp_WGS_1.0, whole genome shotgun sequence genome:
- the LOC125193821 gene encoding uncharacterized protein LOC125193821 isoform X3, with the protein MLTTIDSTQAPYLCRTLCSRVSISSTEFADMPENSVNPAAFGDNTKSGPDFFGLYKGEIDALLSQDDNLLPHLPPVSQLSRDVKRVVREKGSMKKSCQTEGNNTTTGSAPLFSNGIGALLSDFKRERLQLLINQSASTLPQEIDEMENPVLSVCRIRSCLSHKEKLLSLEASTHTTDQRQHPKKKAKVIPPCADLESGQIQLDDDLRFILEQDSSKVKELMESYTTEISTTHMETKLEEILNSVMTTCRVMTLAEKQELRTRIQKLPATSLDRVVEILEQDNPSQKYLGSILNVDLSVLGNVTLWRLYFYVATVEAASLQVLQ; encoded by the exons ATGTTGACAACAATTGATTCAACACAG GCACCATATTTGTGCCGAACCTTGTGTTCTAGAGTA AGCATTTCTTCAACAGAGTTTGCTGACATGCCAGAAAATTCTGTGAATCCGGCTGCTTTTGGGGACAATACTAAATCAGGACCTGACTTCTTTGGGTTGTATAAGGGTGAGATTGATGCATTACTGTCACAAGATGATAATCTTCTGCCCCATCTCCCTCCAGTTTCTCAATTATCTAGAGACGTTAAAAGGGTGGTTAGAGAAAAAGGCTCGATGAAGAAGAGTTGCCAAACTGAAGGAAACAACACTACTACTGGTTCTGCTCCATTGTTTTCTAATGGAATAGGAGCTCTACTTTCGGATTTCAAAAGGGAAAGATTACAGTTGTTGATCAACCAGAGTGCTTCTACTCTCCCTCAAGAGATAGATGAg ATGGAGAATCCTGTCCTTTCTGTTTGTCGGATTCGTTCATGCTTAAGCCACAAAGAAAAACTTCTAAGCTTGGAAGCATCAACACATACGACAGATCAACGGCAGCATCCTAAAAAGAAGGCCAAAGTTATTCCTCCATGTGCG GATTTGGAAAGTGGACAGATCCAGCTTGATGATGATTTGCGGTTTATTTTAGAGCAAGATAGCTCTAAGGTGAAGGAGCTCATGGAGAGCTACACTACTGAAATTTCCACCACG CACATGGAGACGAAGCTCGAAGAAATTCTGAATAGTGTAATGACCACCTGCAG GGTGATGACACTTGCTGAGAAGCAAGAGCTTCGTACACGGATTCAGAAGTTACCAGCCACGAGTCTTGACCGTGTTGTGGAAATCCTTGAACAGGACAATCCTTCACAGAAGTACTTGGGCAGCATATTGAATGTTGATCTCAGCGTATTG GGCAATGTCACGCTGTGGAGACTATACTTTTACGTTGCCACTGTTGAAGCTGCAAGCCTACAAGTCCTCCAATGA
- the LOC125196160 gene encoding ras-related protein RABB1b-like, translated as MSYDYLFKYIIIGDTGVGKSCLLLQFTDKRFQPVHDLTIGVEFGARMVTIDGRPIKLQIWDTAGQESFRSITRSYYRGAAGALLVYDITRRETFNHLASWLEDARQHANPNMTIILVGNKSDLAHRRAVSKEEGEQFAKENGLLFLEASARTAQNVEEAFTNTATKILQKIQEGVFDMSNESSGIKIGYGRTQGPAGGRGGAVAQQGGCCS; from the exons ATGTCGTACGACTACCTCTTCAAATACATAATCATCGGCGACACAG GTGTGGGCAAATCGTGCTTGCTTCTGCAGTTCACTGATAAGAGGTTCCAGCCAGTGCATGATCTCACAATAGGAGTTGAATTCGGTGCTCGGATGGTTACTATCGACGGCCGCCCAATTAAGCTTCAGATTTGGGACACT GCTGGTCAAGAGTCATTCAGGTCGATCACTAGATCGTATTACAGAGGGGCAGCTGGCGCGCTTTTGGTTTACGACATCACCAG GAGGGAGACTTTTAATCACTTAGCAAGCTGGCTTGAAGATGCTCGGCAGCATGCAAATCCAAATATGACAATCATACTTGTAGGAAATAAAAGTGATCTTGCTCATAGGAGAGCGGTAAGCAAAGAGGAAGGAGAACAGTTTGCGAAAGAAAATGGACTTCTGTTCTTGGAGGCATCTGCAAGAACAGCGCAAAATGTAGAAGAG GCTTTCACTAACACGGCCACCAAGATACTTCAGAAGATTCAGGAAGGTGTTTTTGATATGTCCAACGAG TCATCAGGTATCAAAATTGGGTACGGACGCACCCAAGGTCCAGCAGGTGGAAGAGGTGGAGCTGTAGCTCAACAAGGTGGATGCTGCAGCTGA
- the LOC125193823 gene encoding 28 kDa ribonucleoprotein, chloroplastic-like codes for MSSATAIHLRLLECCCAATIPRASISKPRWQIQFPQLKSKNSRIRIVPLVAETSDWDEGLAASATAVESENEEEAKLFVGNLPYDIDSEKLAQLFDQAGVVEISEVIYNRQTDQSRGFGFVTMSTVEQAEKAVEMFNGYDINGRLLTVNKAAPRGSQPERVVRTYEPAFRMYVGNLPWQVDNARLVQLFSEHGKVVDARVVFDRETGRSRGFGFVTMSSEEELNDAIAALDGQNLDGRAIRVNVAEERPRRTF; via the exons ATGAGTAGTGCAACTGCTATCCACCTCAGATTGCTGGAATGCTGTTGCGCAGCAACTATCCCCAGAGCTTCCATTTCTAAACCTCGGTGGCAAATCCAATTCCCTCAGCTCAAATCCAAGAATTCGCGTATCAGAATCGTCCCACTAGTCGCTGAGACCTCCGATTGGGATGAAGGCCTAGCTGCTAGTGCTACCGCCGTCGAATCGGAAAATGAGGAGGAGGCCAAGCTCTTCGTTGGAAATCTTCCTTACGACATTGACAGTGAGAAATTGGCTCAGCTTTTTGATCAAGCTGGAGTCGTCGAGATTTCTGAG GTGATTTACAATAGGCAGACTGATCAAAGCCGGGGATTTGGATTTGTGACGATGAGCACGGTGGAACAAGCCGAGAAAGCTGTCGAGATGTTCAATGGCTAT GATATAAACGGAAGACTATTGACCGTGAACAAGGCGGCTCCTCGAGGTTCCCAGCCGGAAAGGGTTGTTAGAACATACGAGCCTGCCTTCCGGATGTATGTTGGTAACTTGCCATGGCAGGTGGATAATGCTCGCCTCGTGCAGCTCTTCAGCGAGCATGGCAAAGTCGTTGATGCCAGAGTGGTATTCGACAGGGAGACGGGAAGGTCCCGTGGATTCGGGTTTGTCACGATGTCGAGTGAGGAGGAACTGAATGATGCTATAGCTGCTCTTGATGGACAGAATTTGGATGGGCGTGCAATTAGAGTAAATGTTGCGGAGGAGAGACCGAGACGCACCTTCTAA
- the LOC125196159 gene encoding pre-rRNA-processing protein esf2: protein MAEEETAAEVERVQSGDEEALRRERRRERKRKRLLKEAEKAEKRGVCYLSRVPPHMNPLRLRQILSQYGEIGRVYLTPEDASNQMRRKKAGGFRGQEFSEGWVEFIDKKVAKRVASSLNGEQIGGKKRSSIYYDLWNIKYLSKFKWDDLKEETEIKNATREQKLVLELSAAKKERDFYLSKVDQSKAISMIGERLKKKQKIEMLPKVVRHFPQKRPAGNEAGESKGLLSRDILAGVFGGSS from the exons ATGGCGGAGGAGGAGACGGCGGCAGAGGTAGAGCGTGTGCAAAGTGGGGATGAAGAAGCTCTGAGGAGAGAGAGGCGGAGGGAGAGAAAGAGGAAGCGGCTGCTGAAGGAAGCTGAGAAAGCAGAGAAGCGCGGCGTTTGCTATTTGAGTCGGGTGCCTCCGCACATGAATCCGTTGCGGCTTCGCCAAATTCTTTCGCAGTATGGAGAAATCGGCCGAGTTTATCTCACTCCAGAAG ATGCTTCTAATCAAATGCGCCGGAAAAAAGCGGGTGGATTCAGGGGGCAAGAGTTTTCAGAGGG GTGGGTTGAGTTCATTGACAAGAAAGTTGCTAAGAGGGTTGCGAGCTCGCTGAATGGTGAACAAATTG GTGGAAAGAAAAGGTCGTCAATCTACTATGACCTGTGGAATATCAAATATTTGAGTAAATTCAAGTGGGATGATCTCAAAGAGGAGACGG AAATAAAGAATGCTACTCGGGAGCAGAAGCTGGTGTTGGAACTCTCCGCCGCCAAAAAAGAGCGGGACTTTTATCTTTCTAAAGTTGACCAATCTAAAGCAATTAGTATGATTGGTGAACGATTGAAGAAG AAACAGAAGATTGAAATGCTACCAAAAGTAGTCCGCCATTTCCCTCAGAAAAGACCAGCTGGGAACGAAGCCGGAGAGAGCAAGGGCCTACTGTCGAGGGACATCTTAGCAGGA GTGTTTGGTGGCTCATCCTGA
- the LOC125193821 gene encoding uncharacterized protein LOC125193821 isoform X1 yields the protein MLTTIDSTQAPYLCRTLCSRVSISSTEFADMPENSVNPAAFGDNTKSGPDFFGLYKGEIDALLSQDDNLLPHLPPVSQLSRDVKRVVREKGSMKKSCQTEGNNTTTGSAPLFSNGIGALLSDFKRERLQLLINQSASTLPQEIDEMENPVLSVCRIRSCLSHKEKLLSLEASTHTTDQRQHPKKKAKVIPPCADLESGQIQLDDDLRFILEQDSSKVKELMESYTTEISTTLQHMETKLEEILNSVMTTCRVMTLAEKQELRTRIQKLPATSLDRVVEILEQDNPSQKYLGSILNVDLSVLGNVTLWRLYFYVATVEAASLQVLQ from the exons ATGTTGACAACAATTGATTCAACACAG GCACCATATTTGTGCCGAACCTTGTGTTCTAGAGTA AGCATTTCTTCAACAGAGTTTGCTGACATGCCAGAAAATTCTGTGAATCCGGCTGCTTTTGGGGACAATACTAAATCAGGACCTGACTTCTTTGGGTTGTATAAGGGTGAGATTGATGCATTACTGTCACAAGATGATAATCTTCTGCCCCATCTCCCTCCAGTTTCTCAATTATCTAGAGACGTTAAAAGGGTGGTTAGAGAAAAAGGCTCGATGAAGAAGAGTTGCCAAACTGAAGGAAACAACACTACTACTGGTTCTGCTCCATTGTTTTCTAATGGAATAGGAGCTCTACTTTCGGATTTCAAAAGGGAAAGATTACAGTTGTTGATCAACCAGAGTGCTTCTACTCTCCCTCAAGAGATAGATGAg ATGGAGAATCCTGTCCTTTCTGTTTGTCGGATTCGTTCATGCTTAAGCCACAAAGAAAAACTTCTAAGCTTGGAAGCATCAACACATACGACAGATCAACGGCAGCATCCTAAAAAGAAGGCCAAAGTTATTCCTCCATGTGCG GATTTGGAAAGTGGACAGATCCAGCTTGATGATGATTTGCGGTTTATTTTAGAGCAAGATAGCTCTAAGGTGAAGGAGCTCATGGAGAGCTACACTACTGAAATTTCCACCACG CTGCAGCACATGGAGACGAAGCTCGAAGAAATTCTGAATAGTGTAATGACCACCTGCAG GGTGATGACACTTGCTGAGAAGCAAGAGCTTCGTACACGGATTCAGAAGTTACCAGCCACGAGTCTTGACCGTGTTGTGGAAATCCTTGAACAGGACAATCCTTCACAGAAGTACTTGGGCAGCATATTGAATGTTGATCTCAGCGTATTG GGCAATGTCACGCTGTGGAGACTATACTTTTACGTTGCCACTGTTGAAGCTGCAAGCCTACAAGTCCTCCAATGA
- the LOC125193821 gene encoding uncharacterized protein LOC125193821 isoform X2, translated as MQRIDSKAPYLCRTLCSRVSISSTEFADMPENSVNPAAFGDNTKSGPDFFGLYKGEIDALLSQDDNLLPHLPPVSQLSRDVKRVVREKGSMKKSCQTEGNNTTTGSAPLFSNGIGALLSDFKRERLQLLINQSASTLPQEIDEMENPVLSVCRIRSCLSHKEKLLSLEASTHTTDQRQHPKKKAKVIPPCADLESGQIQLDDDLRFILEQDSSKVKELMESYTTEISTTLQHMETKLEEILNSVMTTCRVMTLAEKQELRTRIQKLPATSLDRVVEILEQDNPSQKYLGSILNVDLSVLGNVTLWRLYFYVATVEAASLQVLQ; from the exons ATGCAAAGAATTGATTCAAAG GCACCATATTTGTGCCGAACCTTGTGTTCTAGAGTA AGCATTTCTTCAACAGAGTTTGCTGACATGCCAGAAAATTCTGTGAATCCGGCTGCTTTTGGGGACAATACTAAATCAGGACCTGACTTCTTTGGGTTGTATAAGGGTGAGATTGATGCATTACTGTCACAAGATGATAATCTTCTGCCCCATCTCCCTCCAGTTTCTCAATTATCTAGAGACGTTAAAAGGGTGGTTAGAGAAAAAGGCTCGATGAAGAAGAGTTGCCAAACTGAAGGAAACAACACTACTACTGGTTCTGCTCCATTGTTTTCTAATGGAATAGGAGCTCTACTTTCGGATTTCAAAAGGGAAAGATTACAGTTGTTGATCAACCAGAGTGCTTCTACTCTCCCTCAAGAGATAGATGAg ATGGAGAATCCTGTCCTTTCTGTTTGTCGGATTCGTTCATGCTTAAGCCACAAAGAAAAACTTCTAAGCTTGGAAGCATCAACACATACGACAGATCAACGGCAGCATCCTAAAAAGAAGGCCAAAGTTATTCCTCCATGTGCG GATTTGGAAAGTGGACAGATCCAGCTTGATGATGATTTGCGGTTTATTTTAGAGCAAGATAGCTCTAAGGTGAAGGAGCTCATGGAGAGCTACACTACTGAAATTTCCACCACG CTGCAGCACATGGAGACGAAGCTCGAAGAAATTCTGAATAGTGTAATGACCACCTGCAG GGTGATGACACTTGCTGAGAAGCAAGAGCTTCGTACACGGATTCAGAAGTTACCAGCCACGAGTCTTGACCGTGTTGTGGAAATCCTTGAACAGGACAATCCTTCACAGAAGTACTTGGGCAGCATATTGAATGTTGATCTCAGCGTATTG GGCAATGTCACGCTGTGGAGACTATACTTTTACGTTGCCACTGTTGAAGCTGCAAGCCTACAAGTCCTCCAATGA
- the LOC125193821 gene encoding uncharacterized protein LOC125193821 isoform X4 encodes MQRIDSKSISSTEFADMPENSVNPAAFGDNTKSGPDFFGLYKGEIDALLSQDDNLLPHLPPVSQLSRDVKRVVREKGSMKKSCQTEGNNTTTGSAPLFSNGIGALLSDFKRERLQLLINQSASTLPQEIDEMENPVLSVCRIRSCLSHKEKLLSLEASTHTTDQRQHPKKKAKVIPPCADLESGQIQLDDDLRFILEQDSSKVKELMESYTTEISTTLQHMETKLEEILNSVMTTCRVMTLAEKQELRTRIQKLPATSLDRVVEILEQDNPSQKYLGSILNVDLSVLGNVTLWRLYFYVATVEAASLQVLQ; translated from the exons ATGCAAAGAATTGATTCAAAG AGCATTTCTTCAACAGAGTTTGCTGACATGCCAGAAAATTCTGTGAATCCGGCTGCTTTTGGGGACAATACTAAATCAGGACCTGACTTCTTTGGGTTGTATAAGGGTGAGATTGATGCATTACTGTCACAAGATGATAATCTTCTGCCCCATCTCCCTCCAGTTTCTCAATTATCTAGAGACGTTAAAAGGGTGGTTAGAGAAAAAGGCTCGATGAAGAAGAGTTGCCAAACTGAAGGAAACAACACTACTACTGGTTCTGCTCCATTGTTTTCTAATGGAATAGGAGCTCTACTTTCGGATTTCAAAAGGGAAAGATTACAGTTGTTGATCAACCAGAGTGCTTCTACTCTCCCTCAAGAGATAGATGAg ATGGAGAATCCTGTCCTTTCTGTTTGTCGGATTCGTTCATGCTTAAGCCACAAAGAAAAACTTCTAAGCTTGGAAGCATCAACACATACGACAGATCAACGGCAGCATCCTAAAAAGAAGGCCAAAGTTATTCCTCCATGTGCG GATTTGGAAAGTGGACAGATCCAGCTTGATGATGATTTGCGGTTTATTTTAGAGCAAGATAGCTCTAAGGTGAAGGAGCTCATGGAGAGCTACACTACTGAAATTTCCACCACG CTGCAGCACATGGAGACGAAGCTCGAAGAAATTCTGAATAGTGTAATGACCACCTGCAG GGTGATGACACTTGCTGAGAAGCAAGAGCTTCGTACACGGATTCAGAAGTTACCAGCCACGAGTCTTGACCGTGTTGTGGAAATCCTTGAACAGGACAATCCTTCACAGAAGTACTTGGGCAGCATATTGAATGTTGATCTCAGCGTATTG GGCAATGTCACGCTGTGGAGACTATACTTTTACGTTGCCACTGTTGAAGCTGCAAGCCTACAAGTCCTCCAATGA
- the LOC125193821 gene encoding uncharacterized protein LOC125193821 isoform X7: MLTTIDSTQAPYLCRTLCSRVSISSTEFADMPENSVNPAAFGDNTKSGPDFFGLYKGEIDALLSQDDNLLPHLPPVSQLSRDVKRVVREKGSMKKSCQTEGNNTTTGSAPLFSNGIGALLSDFKRERLQLLINQSASTLPQEIDEDLESGQIQLDDDLRFILEQDSSKVKELMESYTTEISTTHMETKLEEILNSVMTTCRVMTLAEKQELRTRIQKLPATSLDRVVEILEQDNPSQKYLGSILNVDLSVLGNVTLWRLYFYVATVEAASLQVLQ, translated from the exons ATGTTGACAACAATTGATTCAACACAG GCACCATATTTGTGCCGAACCTTGTGTTCTAGAGTA AGCATTTCTTCAACAGAGTTTGCTGACATGCCAGAAAATTCTGTGAATCCGGCTGCTTTTGGGGACAATACTAAATCAGGACCTGACTTCTTTGGGTTGTATAAGGGTGAGATTGATGCATTACTGTCACAAGATGATAATCTTCTGCCCCATCTCCCTCCAGTTTCTCAATTATCTAGAGACGTTAAAAGGGTGGTTAGAGAAAAAGGCTCGATGAAGAAGAGTTGCCAAACTGAAGGAAACAACACTACTACTGGTTCTGCTCCATTGTTTTCTAATGGAATAGGAGCTCTACTTTCGGATTTCAAAAGGGAAAGATTACAGTTGTTGATCAACCAGAGTGCTTCTACTCTCCCTCAAGAGATAGATGAg GATTTGGAAAGTGGACAGATCCAGCTTGATGATGATTTGCGGTTTATTTTAGAGCAAGATAGCTCTAAGGTGAAGGAGCTCATGGAGAGCTACACTACTGAAATTTCCACCACG CACATGGAGACGAAGCTCGAAGAAATTCTGAATAGTGTAATGACCACCTGCAG GGTGATGACACTTGCTGAGAAGCAAGAGCTTCGTACACGGATTCAGAAGTTACCAGCCACGAGTCTTGACCGTGTTGTGGAAATCCTTGAACAGGACAATCCTTCACAGAAGTACTTGGGCAGCATATTGAATGTTGATCTCAGCGTATTG GGCAATGTCACGCTGTGGAGACTATACTTTTACGTTGCCACTGTTGAAGCTGCAAGCCTACAAGTCCTCCAATGA
- the LOC125193821 gene encoding uncharacterized protein LOC125193821 isoform X5, with the protein MPENSVNPAAFGDNTKSGPDFFGLYKGEIDALLSQDDNLLPHLPPVSQLSRDVKRVVREKGSMKKSCQTEGNNTTTGSAPLFSNGIGALLSDFKRERLQLLINQSASTLPQEIDEMENPVLSVCRIRSCLSHKEKLLSLEASTHTTDQRQHPKKKAKVIPPCADLESGQIQLDDDLRFILEQDSSKVKELMESYTTEISTTLQHMETKLEEILNSVMTTCRVMTLAEKQELRTRIQKLPATSLDRVVEILEQDNPSQKYLGSILNVDLSVLGNVTLWRLYFYVATVEAASLQVLQ; encoded by the exons ATGCCAGAAAATTCTGTGAATCCGGCTGCTTTTGGGGACAATACTAAATCAGGACCTGACTTCTTTGGGTTGTATAAGGGTGAGATTGATGCATTACTGTCACAAGATGATAATCTTCTGCCCCATCTCCCTCCAGTTTCTCAATTATCTAGAGACGTTAAAAGGGTGGTTAGAGAAAAAGGCTCGATGAAGAAGAGTTGCCAAACTGAAGGAAACAACACTACTACTGGTTCTGCTCCATTGTTTTCTAATGGAATAGGAGCTCTACTTTCGGATTTCAAAAGGGAAAGATTACAGTTGTTGATCAACCAGAGTGCTTCTACTCTCCCTCAAGAGATAGATGAg ATGGAGAATCCTGTCCTTTCTGTTTGTCGGATTCGTTCATGCTTAAGCCACAAAGAAAAACTTCTAAGCTTGGAAGCATCAACACATACGACAGATCAACGGCAGCATCCTAAAAAGAAGGCCAAAGTTATTCCTCCATGTGCG GATTTGGAAAGTGGACAGATCCAGCTTGATGATGATTTGCGGTTTATTTTAGAGCAAGATAGCTCTAAGGTGAAGGAGCTCATGGAGAGCTACACTACTGAAATTTCCACCACG CTGCAGCACATGGAGACGAAGCTCGAAGAAATTCTGAATAGTGTAATGACCACCTGCAG GGTGATGACACTTGCTGAGAAGCAAGAGCTTCGTACACGGATTCAGAAGTTACCAGCCACGAGTCTTGACCGTGTTGTGGAAATCCTTGAACAGGACAATCCTTCACAGAAGTACTTGGGCAGCATATTGAATGTTGATCTCAGCGTATTG GGCAATGTCACGCTGTGGAGACTATACTTTTACGTTGCCACTGTTGAAGCTGCAAGCCTACAAGTCCTCCAATGA
- the LOC125193821 gene encoding uncharacterized protein LOC125193821 isoform X6: MLTTIDSTQAPYLCRTLCSRVSISSTEFADMPENSVNPAAFGDNTKSGPDFFGLYKGEIDALLSQDDNLLPHLPPVSQLSRDVKRVVREKGSMKKSCQTEGNNTTTGSAPLFSNGIGALLSDFKRERLQLLINQSASTLPQEIDEDLESGQIQLDDDLRFILEQDSSKVKELMESYTTEISTTLQHMETKLEEILNSVMTTCRVMTLAEKQELRTRIQKLPATSLDRVVEILEQDNPSQKYLGSILNVDLSVLGNVTLWRLYFYVATVEAASLQVLQ, encoded by the exons ATGTTGACAACAATTGATTCAACACAG GCACCATATTTGTGCCGAACCTTGTGTTCTAGAGTA AGCATTTCTTCAACAGAGTTTGCTGACATGCCAGAAAATTCTGTGAATCCGGCTGCTTTTGGGGACAATACTAAATCAGGACCTGACTTCTTTGGGTTGTATAAGGGTGAGATTGATGCATTACTGTCACAAGATGATAATCTTCTGCCCCATCTCCCTCCAGTTTCTCAATTATCTAGAGACGTTAAAAGGGTGGTTAGAGAAAAAGGCTCGATGAAGAAGAGTTGCCAAACTGAAGGAAACAACACTACTACTGGTTCTGCTCCATTGTTTTCTAATGGAATAGGAGCTCTACTTTCGGATTTCAAAAGGGAAAGATTACAGTTGTTGATCAACCAGAGTGCTTCTACTCTCCCTCAAGAGATAGATGAg GATTTGGAAAGTGGACAGATCCAGCTTGATGATGATTTGCGGTTTATTTTAGAGCAAGATAGCTCTAAGGTGAAGGAGCTCATGGAGAGCTACACTACTGAAATTTCCACCACG CTGCAGCACATGGAGACGAAGCTCGAAGAAATTCTGAATAGTGTAATGACCACCTGCAG GGTGATGACACTTGCTGAGAAGCAAGAGCTTCGTACACGGATTCAGAAGTTACCAGCCACGAGTCTTGACCGTGTTGTGGAAATCCTTGAACAGGACAATCCTTCACAGAAGTACTTGGGCAGCATATTGAATGTTGATCTCAGCGTATTG GGCAATGTCACGCTGTGGAGACTATACTTTTACGTTGCCACTGTTGAAGCTGCAAGCCTACAAGTCCTCCAATGA